GGCCCATGGACTgttatgtgtgtttgacagGCACCAGCAGAGATGAAGCCTAAAAGCTCTGTGAGCTCCtcgtcctccagctcctcctccaacGCCTCCCTGCCAGCGACCACCGCCGCTCCACAGGTAAGTGTGTCGACATCACCGAACACTCCTGAAGCTCCGCATCACAGACACAATAATAAACCTGTGTGTCTCTTCCCAGGTTGAAAGGTGTATAGCGCCCGAGCCGGCAGCCGACGGCCTGGCTCCGAGCATGTCACTGGCTCAGGCCAGGGAACGGGCCCATCAGAAGCGGGCCGCCAAGAAAGCCCCGACCATGGACTGGAGCAAGAGGAACGAACTCTTCAGCAACTTATAAAAGATCATGGTGACGTCTCAGATCATACTGCTCTGTGCTGCCCTCCAGTGGAAAGTCCAGAGAGGTAATCAGCCTCTTGTCTCTGGGTCTCACTCCACCTCTGAAAGACACACGGCTCATTTTAAACAGTATTATGTgataattttattgttttaatttagGGTTTTgccacttttctttctttcatgttttaatgatgtcagcatcacacacaggaaTGAATGTTAATATATTAAGATGAGCTAGTAATGTACAGTTTCGAAAAAAATCTGTGGGGCAGAGGGAAGATAAATTATTGACAGATTCTGTCAGAATTTTAAAGTTAGAATGAAAAACTTTCTGTAAAACCAGCAGCAGGTCCGTGCGGAGGTGACGCTGTCCGTctctcctccagactctgattcAACACATTTTTACTTCATACGTTTGTACATATACATAATTtcagatgttatttttttttctgaggaaAGTGACGTTCTATTGATTCTGCTGTTTGAATTTTAAAGCTGCACCTTTTAGTCGTCAAATACACAGGATCTATTGATGGCACTGTGCTCTAGAATGTATTGATAAGCATCGACAAATATAGAATATGGATCAAATGGAACTGTTTGTAATGTACATTTGTgaatcaaaaaaaaaagcatctttaAGACTAATGTGTACAAAAGTAGAATCTTTTCACCAcaaatggattaaaaaaaaccaAACCTTTCTTACCTGCTGTACATGCATCTGAAACAGACAACACAGAATTCAGCTGGAAGTTTTTATTAAAAGTAACAGACACCCTTTAAAACAGAAGAGAGTAACCAACAGTGCAAAAAACAGTGAGCGCAAAAGTTAAAAGATGGCGGCTTTTAAAAGAGGTATGGCTCACAGACAGTAGATGTGTTTGCACCGTGAACCCTTTATAAAGTGCGTGAAGGAAAGAGGAACAAAGTAAGGAAGTAACAACAAACCTGATGGTCCTGGAAGTAGTTCATGCTACAGTACAAAATAACGgtattcttatttatttatttttaaataataaaaaacattcatgTTAAATTAGCTTGCAAATTTGCCATTGTAAAAAGGTCCCTGCTAAGCTACAGAGTCAGAAGTGTGCCAAAATTATTAAATCGTTATTAAATGTAAAAGCAAAACACAtgcttctatgtgtgtgtagttatacacacatacacgcatcaattatttaaataaaaaaatgaatcaattaAACAATCTGTCTATACaatcaaaaaaaatatataatatatatatttttttaattttacacaatgacaaaatgacatcagtggataatgtaaaaatgtttttgtaattaaaatTGTAAAATATTCTATTATTTATCAAATTATAGTGACAGATTTACAGTAATtagtgttttatatatttttggcACACTCCAGACTCCATACATAACAATCCCTTATAATGTTGAGTCCCTCTGGCTGACCTCACTTGAAATGCTTTGGCCtctgttgaaatgttttttttcccccccggGTTTGTACAGTATGCTCACCTGCAGTCGCCTGATAAACGTGTCaaagcagtaaaaaaacaaaaaaaacatgcaccactgcaggaggaagaaagattttggtaaaaaaaaaaaaaaaaatctgtatggAATATGCTGCTGTTAACAAATTAAACCgtatttttgtcatgttatagacaaaaaagcagcaatacagtactgtttatatatatatatatataatacaataaCTCCAATGTACAGTGAATCAGTGAATCAGTCGATAGGagcttgtttttgttaaaaaaaacatacagaagtatAAATATATTCATAAGTATAAAGGTATCTGACTACACACAAACTGTAGACTCTTCTATACATGTACATGTAAAATGGACCCTCATTCCCTTCAGTGATACTGTTTGAACAGACATCTGGAAACTGATCTTGCAGCTGTCGCTCCAATAACATCTTCCCAGGTGTGTGTCCTACGGCGAAGTGCTCGCGTTGAAAAAGTTAGCAGGAAATCCTTGAAAATGTGCACCCAGTGTCCccgtggaggaggaggaggtctctTGTGTTCTTACCGGGCATCCAAGGTTCTTCTCAGGTTCTCACTCCAACATGGCGTCCAGCTGGTCAGCCAGGTCGTCGAACATGTTGCCGATGTCATCCAGAATGTTCCCTGCTGccttcactgtgctgctgccgcTAAGAAACAGACGGCATGATGTTTAGTGATGTTAGTAAATGAATCAGTGATGAACACTAATATGTTAACCCCTACCCGTCCACGCTGCTGCCCTGTGCCAGTTTGTTCTCCACCACTTTCAGAGCAGCTTCCAGTGATGTGCTGGTTTGCTCCAGTCGCTTCTGAGCCAGCACCTCCAGACCGGCCACACCAGGTGCCAGGGCAGCACACGCTGCCTGACCCGGTGCtgtggaggaaggggaggacaGGGGAGCACTCTGAACCAGGCTGAGATTGAGTCCTGAGGAACAGAAAGTGTTACCGTGGCATCATGATCATTTAGTGTATATATAAGGAGAATGCTGATCAGACTCACCTGCGGCGGAGGCTGTGCTGGGCTGAGGGAGTCTTGGAGCTTTCTGTGGACTCTCAGGCTTGGACATGAGTGTCTGCAGGTGGTTCAGAGGTTTAgggctgcatgtctgtgtgtgtatgctgccGCCGAGCTTTGGAGAAACTGTGTGAATCTGCACACTGGTGAGTTTTGGAAGTGCACTAACTTGTGTGGATGAAACCGTCTTCTGAGGGGTTGTAGGTCTGTTGATGGGGGGCTGTTTGAGAGGACTCGAAGGTTTTGAGGACACTGGAGGCTTCGGGCCTTTTCCCACAGAGCCCACTCTTTGGAACACATTCCCTGGTCTTTGAGCATCCTCGTCGCTTACTGTGCCTATATCACTCTGCATGTTGTCGTCCCGGTTGGGGGTGGCGCCCTCCTCTGGTGTGGATGCGTCTTTGTCTTTGGGTTTATGGCGTCTTTTCACCGTGTCAGACTCTTTCAGATTGAACTCTGGAAGCTCCAGGCTGTTTGGGGTCTGGACTGGTGGACCTATCGAAGGAGTCTTTAAGTCGGAGTCCGCCCGGGTAGCTACTGCCATCCTCGGCCGCTGTTTGATGGTGAGGTTGCCTTCTTCAGCAAAAGGCAGGTGGTCCCTGGAGCTGTGCTtcggagaagcagcagcagtttttgaCGTTCGTTCAGTTTTCTTTGCTTTCTCCTCAAACGTTCCCTCTGtacctccacctctttgcctgccTGGGTCTCCTTCCGTCCTCTCACTACCTAGCCTCCTTAGCCCTCCTACCCCTAAGGCAGGGACAGGTTTGGCTTGCTGGAGGATGATGTGAGATGAGAATCCATGTGTAAACGGGGAGGAAACAGGGCTGAAAACAGGTGAAGCGGGGACCGGTGTTGGTGGTATGTCTATCCTCCTGGAGggactactgctgctgctgctctcaagCCTGGCTGCGATGCTCCTCACGCTGCCTACACTCTCAGTCTCCACCCCTCCCTTCACCTCTGGCTCCATGGCTCGGTGTACGGGGCTGCCGCTAACGGAGCTCATCCTCTtaggtggcggcggcggcgggccTTTGCGTCGGGAGCGCACTGCGAAGGAGTGGCTGCGGTTGATGTGACGTTGGGCCCCTGTGGCGCTGTTGTGCCCGCGCCCGGGCCTGCGTGACAGGGTGGCGTACGATGGCATGGCTGCGGTGGAAAGAGACGCACAGGGGGAAGTGaggtcctcctcttcatccgGCTCGCCATCAGACAGAGCGTAACGAGTCAGGCTTTGAGCACGCTTCTTATGAGGGCCCCTCTGGGTTTTATCAGCTGGGGTCTGTACAGGTGGGGGTCCCAGAAGAGGGACAGCTCCGGGCAGAGGTTTGGAGAGCACTCGTGGAGCCCCATTGATGCCTCCTGCCTGAGCCTGGATGTAGCAGAAGGCCTTCTGTGTTGGGGAGGGCAGCGGggatggagaggatggagaAGAGGGAGGGTGGTGCTGGGGCTGATAAAGGCGGTTAGGGGACTGGAAGTGTTTTGCTTTAGGTGGGACTGCTGGGTAGGCAAAACGGGGCATCTTGCTGGGAGTCAGCGGCGGTGTGAGGGGGGAAAAGGGGACTTTGTTTGGGGTTGCAGACCGACTTTGGTGCTCCCACATCTCGGTGGGTCTCTGTCTAATTTTTCCTTCAGGACTGCTTTGTCCACGCTTCACCTCCTCGCCTGCACCACTCCCCAGATTCTCCTCAGAGCGGCTGGCTGACGACATCGACGCTTGCTGGTCCTGAGAATATCCTGAATTAGAATTCCCCGAATTCCCTGAACCTCGTGAACGCATGCCGATGCTctcctgactgactgacatgGCTGTTAAGACGGCACCAGAGGACAAACCCCGGATGCCGAACGCCTCggcggctcctcctcctcccgcctTGCCCATCATGGcgctctgcagctcagcacTCAGCTCGCTGTCTtggaaggagaggagggccCTGGGCGTGCGAGGGGAGGGGCAGCAGTCGATGGACGGACCATCAGTGCGGGGGTGAGAGTGCGTGTTGTGGCTGGGCGCGTGTTCGATGGTCACCAGCTCCAGAGCAGCGGGGGGCTTTCGTCTGAGAGTCCCGCCTCTGGCACTGTCGCCATGGTTACGAGAGCGATGCAGGTCACACAGTCTTTTCACTGCCAACATCAGCTTCTTCTGATggcctggaacacacacacagaaacacacgtcTTTTACACCTCAACGCAACAAGCTGTCAGGGATCCTTACCAAGAAACTGGATCCATATCCTCACCCAGTTTGGTGATGCCAATCTCCTGCAGGTCCTCCCAGGTGATGTCCTTTACAATACTGATGGAGTCGTAGCCATTGTCACATAATCTCTTCTGGTACTGAGGCAATCCAATCACACTCAGCCACTCGCCCAGGTCCGCCTGAGGGAAAAGGGAAAGTCAATGTTCTACAAATCCAGAaggaaaacagcagcaaaatgATGTCAGCAACGATTTCTCACTGGAATGTAATCTGGCAGCCACTCAGGGATGCTCAGCTTGCTGATCTCCATGGAGATCTTCTTTCGGTGGCCTGGTTTGGTCACGCCTATAGCTGTGAGATCCTGAGGAACAGAACGCACAGAGAAGAGCCAGTGAACACACAATAACAAGCTAAACATAATTTAACTTAGTACAAGTATTGTATTTTGTCACACCTCGGGGGTCATCCTGCTGATGGTGGGAACATCATACCCTGCTTTGATGAAGTTAGACGTGTACTGCTCCAACTGGAACTCACACAACCACTGGTAGATGGCTTCAGAGTCCTAATAACAGACAGAACGGATTCTTAAAAGTTTCTTTGTTAAACGTGCAACACAAACTTTCACAATAACAAACTCACCTTCCCCTCCAGAAGCTGATCTGGCCTCATGAAGCCTTTCTGAGGAGTGCCGTTGACTTGACGGCGAGAACCacctgaaaacaacacacacacacacaccataagtTATACAGGACGACAAGCTGTTATGTTTTACTGTGGAGGAAACAAGAGCACACTGttaggaagaaaa
This window of the Parambassis ranga chromosome 6, fParRan2.1, whole genome shotgun sequence genome carries:
- the LOC114437466 gene encoding caskin-2 isoform X4 — protein: MRPLHYAAWQGKADSVLLLLRAGASVNSTSHDGQIPLHLAAQYGHYEVSEMLLQHQSNPCLSNKAKKTPLDLACEFGRLKVAQLLLSSNMVAALLEGEGGSDSPDSPSTTPLHLAARNGHKDIIKLLLKAGIDINRATKAGTALHEAALYGKTEVVRLLLDAGINVNIRNTYNQTALDIVNQFTTSTASREIKQLLREASSSLQVRAVKDYWNLHDPTALNLRAGDLIMVLEQHSDGRWKGHIHDTQRGTDRVGFFPPSVVEVLSRRAGGTLSRQASMPCQRQHFASRAPPSSHGLAPQTDDSYILGYDPAGVPPATQLSSPASPASPSQDIWVLRSSPTGDRNSVGSAGSVGSSRSAGSGQSSESGHKQNGIRNNADTGKLAPSAGESGDHIHIMGTDHKQVEGSTGGSRRQVNGTPQKGFMRPDQLLEGKDSEAIYQWLCEFQLEQYTSNFIKAGYDVPTISRMTPEDLTAIGVTKPGHRKKISMEISKLSIPEWLPDYIPADLGEWLSVIGLPQYQKRLCDNGYDSISIVKDITWEDLQEIGITKLGHQKKLMLAVKRLCDLHRSRNHGDSARGGTLRRKPPAALELVTIEHAPSHNTHSHPRTDGPSIDCCPSPRTPRALLSFQDSELSAELQSAMMGKAGGGGAAEAFGIRGLSSGAVLTAMSVSQESIGMRSRGSGNSGNSNSGYSQDQQASMSSASRSEENLGSGAGEEVKRGQSSPEGKIRQRPTEMWEHQSRSATPNKVPFSPLTPPLTPSKMPRFAYPAVPPKAKHFQSPNRLYQPQHHPPSSPSSPSPLPSPTQKAFCYIQAQAGGINGAPRVLSKPLPGAVPLLGPPPVQTPADKTQRGPHKKRAQSLTRYALSDGEPDEEEDLTSPCASLSTAAMPSYATLSRRPGRGHNSATGAQRHINRSHSFAVRSRRKGPPPPPPKRMSSVSGSPVHRAMEPEVKGGVETESVGSVRSIAARLESSSSSSPSRRIDIPPTPVPASPVFSPVSSPFTHGFSSHIILQQAKPVPALGVGGLRRLGSERTEGDPGRQRGGGTEGTFEEKAKKTERTSKTAAASPKHSSRDHLPFAEEGNLTIKQRPRMAVATRADSDLKTPSIGPPVQTPNSLELPEFNLKESDTVKRRHKPKDKDASTPEEGATPNRDDNMQSDIGTVSDEDAQRPGNVFQRVGSVGKGPKPPVSSKPSSPLKQPPINRPTTPQKTVSSTQVSALPKLTSVQIHTVSPKLGGSIHTQTCSPKPLNHLQTLMSKPESPQKAPRLPQPSTASAAGLNLSLVQSAPLSSPSSTAPGQAACAALAPGVAGLEVLAQKRLEQTSTSLEAALKVVENKLAQGSSVDGGSSTVKAAGNILDDIGNMFDDLADQLDAMLE
- the LOC114437466 gene encoding caskin-2 isoform X1, whose product is MGKEQELLVAVKSGDLLLAHKLLSKVKCNKTKLLGSTKRLNINYQDTDGFSALHHAALTGTTELLSLLLEAQATVDIKDINGMRPLHYAAWQGKADSVLLLLRAGASVNSTSHDGQIPLHLAAQYGHYEVSEMLLQHQSNPCLSNKAKKTPLDLACEFGRLKVAQLLLSSNMVAALLEGEGGSDSPDSPSTTPLHLAARNGHKDIIKLLLKAGIDINRATKAGTALHEAALYGKTEVVRLLLDAGINVNIRNTYNQTALDIVNQFTTSTASREIKQLLREASSSLQVRAVKDYWNLHDPTALNLRAGDLIMVLEQHSDGRWKGHIHDTQRGTDRVGFFPPSVVEVLSRRAGGTLSRQASMPCQRQHFASRAPPSSHGLAPQTDDSYILGYDPAGVPPATQLSSPASPASPSQDIWVLRSSPTGDRNSVGSAGSVGSSRSAGSGQSSESGHKQNGIRNNADTGKLAPSAGESGDHIHIMGTDHKQVEGSTGGSRRQVNGTPQKGFMRPDQLLEGKDSEAIYQWLCEFQLEQYTSNFIKAGYDVPTISRMTPEDLTAIGVTKPGHRKKISMEISKLSIPEWLPDYIPADLGEWLSVIGLPQYQKRLCDNGYDSISIVKDITWEDLQEIGITKLGHQKKLMLAVKRLCDLHRSRNHGDSARGGTLRRKPPAALELVTIEHAPSHNTHSHPRTDGPSIDCCPSPRTPRALLSFQDSELSAELQSAMMGKAGGGGAAEAFGIRGLSSGAVLTAMSVSQESIGMRSRGSGNSGNSNSGYSQDQQASMSSASRSEENLGSGAGEEVKRGQSSPEGKIRQRPTEMWEHQSRSATPNKVPFSPLTPPLTPSKMPRFAYPAVPPKAKHFQSPNRLYQPQHHPPSSPSSPSPLPSPTQKAFCYIQAQAGGINGAPRVLSKPLPGAVPLLGPPPVQTPADKTQRGPHKKRAQSLTRYALSDGEPDEEEDLTSPCASLSTAAMPSYATLSRRPGRGHNSATGAQRHINRSHSFAVRSRRKGPPPPPPKRMSSVSGSPVHRAMEPEVKGGVETESVGSVRSIAARLESSSSSSPSRRIDIPPTPVPASPVFSPVSSPFTHGFSSHIILQQAKPVPALGVGGLRRLGSERTEGDPGRQRGGGTEGTFEEKAKKTERTSKTAAASPKHSSRDHLPFAEEGNLTIKQRPRMAVATRADSDLKTPSIGPPVQTPNSLELPEFNLKESDTVKRRHKPKDKDASTPEEGATPNRDDNMQSDIGTVSDEDAQRPGNVFQRVGSVGKGPKPPVSSKPSSPLKQPPINRPTTPQKTVSSTQVSALPKLTSVQIHTVSPKLGGSIHTQTCSPKPLNHLQTLMSKPESPQKAPRLPQPSTASAAGLNLSLVQSAPLSSPSSTAPGQAACAALAPGVAGLEVLAQKRLEQTSTSLEAALKVVENKLAQGSSVDGGSSTVKAAGNILDDIGNMFDDLADQLDAMLE
- the LOC114437466 gene encoding caskin-2 isoform X3, which gives rise to MGKEQELLVAVKSGDLLLAHKLLSKVKCNKTKLLGSTKRLNINYQDTDGFSALHHAALTGTTELLSLLLEAQATVDIKDINGMRPLHYAAWQGKADSVLLLLRAGASVNSTSHDGQIPLHLAAQYGHYEVSEMLLQHQSNPCLSNKAKKTPLDLACEFGRLKVAQLLLSSNMVAALLEGEGGSDSPDSPSTTPLHLAARNGHKDIIKLLLKAGIDINRATKAGTALHEAALYGKTEVVRLLLDAGINVNIRNTYNQTALDIVNQFTTSTASREIKQLLREASSSLQVRAVKDYWNLHDPTALNLRAGDLIMVLEQHSDGRWKGHIHDTQRGTDRVGFFPPSVVEVLSRRAGDRNSVGSAGSVGSSRSAGSGQSSESGHKQNGIRNNADTGKLAPSAGESGDHIHIMGTDHKQVEGSTGGSRRQVNGTPQKGFMRPDQLLEGKDSEAIYQWLCEFQLEQYTSNFIKAGYDVPTISRMTPEDLTAIGVTKPGHRKKISMEISKLSIPEWLPDYIPADLGEWLSVIGLPQYQKRLCDNGYDSISIVKDITWEDLQEIGITKLGHQKKLMLAVKRLCDLHRSRNHGDSARGGTLRRKPPAALELVTIEHAPSHNTHSHPRTDGPSIDCCPSPRTPRALLSFQDSELSAELQSAMMGKAGGGGAAEAFGIRGLSSGAVLTAMSVSQESIGMRSRGSGNSGNSNSGYSQDQQASMSSASRSEENLGSGAGEEVKRGQSSPEGKIRQRPTEMWEHQSRSATPNKVPFSPLTPPLTPSKMPRFAYPAVPPKAKHFQSPNRLYQPQHHPPSSPSSPSPLPSPTQKAFCYIQAQAGGINGAPRVLSKPLPGAVPLLGPPPVQTPADKTQRGPHKKRAQSLTRYALSDGEPDEEEDLTSPCASLSTAAMPSYATLSRRPGRGHNSATGAQRHINRSHSFAVRSRRKGPPPPPPKRMSSVSGSPVHRAMEPEVKGGVETESVGSVRSIAARLESSSSSSPSRRIDIPPTPVPASPVFSPVSSPFTHGFSSHIILQQAKPVPALGVGGLRRLGSERTEGDPGRQRGGGTEGTFEEKAKKTERTSKTAAASPKHSSRDHLPFAEEGNLTIKQRPRMAVATRADSDLKTPSIGPPVQTPNSLELPEFNLKESDTVKRRHKPKDKDASTPEEGATPNRDDNMQSDIGTVSDEDAQRPGNVFQRVGSVGKGPKPPVSSKPSSPLKQPPINRPTTPQKTVSSTQVSALPKLTSVQIHTVSPKLGGSIHTQTCSPKPLNHLQTLMSKPESPQKAPRLPQPSTASAAGLNLSLVQSAPLSSPSSTAPGQAACAALAPGVAGLEVLAQKRLEQTSTSLEAALKVVENKLAQGSSVDGGSSTVKAAGNILDDIGNMFDDLADQLDAMLE
- the LOC114437466 gene encoding caskin-2 isoform X2, with protein sequence MGKEQELLVAVKSGDLLLAHKLLSKVKCNKTKLLGSTKRLNINYQDTDGFSALHHAALTGTTELLSLLLEAQATVDIKDINGMRPLHYAAWQGKADSVLLLLRAGASVNSTSHDGQIPLHLAAQYGHYEVSEMLLQHQSNPCLSNKAKKTPLDLACEFGRLKVAQLLLSSNMVAALLEGEGGSDSPDSPSTTPLHLAARNGHKDIIKLLLKAGIDINRATKAGTALHEAALYGKTEVVRLLLDAGINVNIRNTYNQTALDIVNQFTTSTASREIKQLLREASSSLQVRAVKDYWNLHDPTALNLRAGDLIMVLEQHSDGRWKGHIHDTQRGTDRVGFFPPSVVEVLSRRAGGTLSRQASMPCQRQHFASRAPPSSHGLAPQTDDSYILGYDPAGDRNSVGSAGSVGSSRSAGSGQSSESGHKQNGIRNNADTGKLAPSAGESGDHIHIMGTDHKQVEGSTGGSRRQVNGTPQKGFMRPDQLLEGKDSEAIYQWLCEFQLEQYTSNFIKAGYDVPTISRMTPEDLTAIGVTKPGHRKKISMEISKLSIPEWLPDYIPADLGEWLSVIGLPQYQKRLCDNGYDSISIVKDITWEDLQEIGITKLGHQKKLMLAVKRLCDLHRSRNHGDSARGGTLRRKPPAALELVTIEHAPSHNTHSHPRTDGPSIDCCPSPRTPRALLSFQDSELSAELQSAMMGKAGGGGAAEAFGIRGLSSGAVLTAMSVSQESIGMRSRGSGNSGNSNSGYSQDQQASMSSASRSEENLGSGAGEEVKRGQSSPEGKIRQRPTEMWEHQSRSATPNKVPFSPLTPPLTPSKMPRFAYPAVPPKAKHFQSPNRLYQPQHHPPSSPSSPSPLPSPTQKAFCYIQAQAGGINGAPRVLSKPLPGAVPLLGPPPVQTPADKTQRGPHKKRAQSLTRYALSDGEPDEEEDLTSPCASLSTAAMPSYATLSRRPGRGHNSATGAQRHINRSHSFAVRSRRKGPPPPPPKRMSSVSGSPVHRAMEPEVKGGVETESVGSVRSIAARLESSSSSSPSRRIDIPPTPVPASPVFSPVSSPFTHGFSSHIILQQAKPVPALGVGGLRRLGSERTEGDPGRQRGGGTEGTFEEKAKKTERTSKTAAASPKHSSRDHLPFAEEGNLTIKQRPRMAVATRADSDLKTPSIGPPVQTPNSLELPEFNLKESDTVKRRHKPKDKDASTPEEGATPNRDDNMQSDIGTVSDEDAQRPGNVFQRVGSVGKGPKPPVSSKPSSPLKQPPINRPTTPQKTVSSTQVSALPKLTSVQIHTVSPKLGGSIHTQTCSPKPLNHLQTLMSKPESPQKAPRLPQPSTASAAGLNLSLVQSAPLSSPSSTAPGQAACAALAPGVAGLEVLAQKRLEQTSTSLEAALKVVENKLAQGSSVDGGSSTVKAAGNILDDIGNMFDDLADQLDAMLE